In the Primulina eburnea isolate SZY01 chromosome 15, ASM2296580v1, whole genome shotgun sequence genome, TCCAACCATCCAATACCGAGCTTTGATTATCATCTAGGGGATATTTCCTCTCGGCCATTATCGCAGCCGCCACTTCAGATGGCGAGGGACCTACCTCAGAAGAATCCAACCCAGGCGATTTTCCTTTGAAGGGAGCACCAACCACATACTTGCTATCATGTGGCTTGGAACCCTTAGGCGCAACGTAGTCTTGATGACCATTGTGTTTTGAAGTGGGATTATATTTTTTGCCATCTTGGGGCTTGTCTTTTGGTGAATCGCCATTTTTCATCCTTCCAGTTTTGGCAACTGATTTTTCATCCATTGCCTTGTTGTTAGGGATTTCATCAACTATTTTGCTTTTGTCTTCAATTTTGAGATCACCCTTATCAATCTTGTGAAAGTTAGTTGACTCTTTGCTCAAGATTGAATCGCTCAACACTGAACTTCCCTTGCCTCTGTTATCCCTTTTGTTTTGGCTTCTCTCTAAGCTCAGCACCACTAATAACTGAACTTGCTTTTCCTTTCttgaatttcattcctttaaaTGGATCCACACATTCTGAAATACTAAGAATAGAACTTTCTTTAGCTCCCTTTTTACCCTTACCTGCCAAGACAACCACCGAGCCATTTGGGGAACAATTAGTGTCAACTGTCACGTGTTCGCTACGTTCACTTCTTGATCTACGCAATATAGGCTTGACATTAGATGATGAGTTGTGTTTGTTTCGATTTCCATTGTGATCAATCCGGTGAAGATTAGGTGGAGGCTCCATCACATGATCACGATATCCGACTCCTGAAGCACTGAGTTCTGTGTTTAATGGCATGCTTCTCATAGTGCTATCGATTAGCGCCACACTGATGTTCAGTATTCCCTGTGGGCGCCCTGATGGACGACGTACCTAAGTCATAAAGTCGAATGTTAAACTAGCATAAGAAGCATGATAAGTGTTCCGTGTTGAAGTTTTTATATGAAAAGAAAAATCTCCACATTTTTATGGGATATATGACAAAATATGATCAATATGTGCATAACTAATCCATTTATGGAATTGTATAACCAGAATAATTTAAGGAAAATGCTGGTTGTACAGTTAAGATTACACGGTTTGATTTCATGTTAAGAAACTTTGGGATATATATGTTGTCCTTGGAACGAGTCGGAATAAGAATTGAATATTCTTATATGCATAATTTAAGCTTTTAATTACGagatttaaatcatatatataagctttgagatttgaaatatatattatgtacaACCAGAATAATTTATTATGTCCCTTCCTCCAAACAACAATTAaatttgtacaatttttttctcaaaatgtAACTTCTGTCCTTAATAAGCACCTTAATTATCAAGATTCatgaagattaataaattttttgctTTTGCAAGCATTTTACAGAATCAAAACCGATCAAGCTAACAATGTTATATGACAATGCATTTACAAATAACATGAATATTCAAGAATAAACTAATAAAAAACTAAGAAAACTATATATCAAGAAAGTTAACATACCTGAAGGGCAACAAATCGCATTCCCATGTGGCGGCGATGGTGGTTGTGTGACCGGACAGGAGGAGGAAGCAGGTTTCTGACCAGCACATGAGCCGTGCCGATGAGCTTGTCACGAAACCAATTCACAGCGTATATTTCGATCATCACAGCCGAGTCTTCTTGCTGGAGAAACTCCTCATCAACCCTAAAAGCAAACTTGTCATTCCACGTAGGGTTGTTTTTCCCTTCATTATCCACACCGGACGAAAGCTTCCGGTCTCGACGCAGCCACACCGTGCAATATGTCTGCATTTTCTTGGAAATGTTATCCAAATCTTGAGCAGATATAACGTTAATTTCTAGCAGTTGGAAAGGTTTCAAGATGGAAGCCATTTTGTTGGAAAATCGTGAAGCATATGCATGTGCATACACGGATTTCGAAAACGGTCTGGAGGCGGGGCGGTGGTTGTTCCACTCGTCGTCCGCTTGCCAGGACAACGAGGGAATGATTGGTggtgaggaggaggaggagacaCCGGGGGGAGAGGAGAGAAAATTGGCCTCTTAATTTTTCTAGTCTAAAGCACAAATCATCCGGATGCATGTAAGAGAAAAAGGATGGAGGATATATATTGTGATACGTTTGACTAACGTTGTCAATGTTGTAATGATTTTAGTTCATGCACTTGTGGTTTtgtttatcataataaattatggataataacatattatttatttatttatttatttatattttaaagtggaaaaattaatattttcttcgACAAGCATAAATAAGAAATAAACACAACAACGCTCTCATATGTAATAATATTGCAACACAACTTGAAAAAATGATGAATGCGTTGTTATTAAGTTTTGGTTTACCACAGAATATGTGGGGGGAAGATGTTCTAACAGCTAATTACCTTTTAAATAAGGTACCCAGAAAGAAGCAAGATAAAAGTCCATACGAGTTATGGAAAGGTAGAAGTCCTTCCTACCAGTGTCTTGCCAAGGTAGCAGTATCCACTCCAAAAAAGGTAAAGATATGACCAAAAACTTTGCATTTTCATTGGATATATTCAAGATAGTAGCGCATATTGTTTACTTGTACATGAATTTCAAATACCTGATATTTAAAAGAATACGATAATGAAATCAAGAAATGCTTCGTTCTTTGAATACATGTTTGCATACAAATCTAAAGAAAACCAAATTCATTCTAAAGATTATATGAGACATGAATTGATAAAGAACAAGAGCTTGATCAAGATATTGAACCTAGACGTAGCAAGAGAGCTAGGACTGAAAATTCCTTTGGTGCGGATTTCATCAATTTCATGATAGAATGTGAACCTCAAAGCTTCAAGGAAGCAATGAATTCATCTAAGGGACCTCTATGGAAAGAGACTATCAATTTCAAAATGGAATCCATTTTACAAAACTATACGTGAGAATTAGTAAATCTTCCTTCGAGAAGCAAACCACTAGGCTGTAAATgggttttcaaaaggaaaaTGAAATCAGATGGAACCATAGATAAGTATAAAGCCAGATTGGTAATCAAAGGTTATCATCAACGTGAAGGGCTTGATTACTTTGACACATATTCTCCTGTATCGAGAATAACCTCCATTCGTGTGATACTCGTGATTGCCGCCTTGTGAAAAATCTTGAAGTACAACAAATGGACGTAAAGACGGCTTTTTTAAATGGAGATTTAGAAGAGGAATTTACATGGAACAACCTGAGGATTTTCTGCGACTgggcaataaaataaagtttgtAAACTGATGAAGTCTCTGTATGGCTTAAAACAAGCACCAAAGCAATGTCACGAAAAATTTGACAAAGCCATGATGGATATTGGATTTAAATTCAGTGAATGTGACAAATGTGTATACATAAAGAACAGTGAAATTGGATATGtcattttatgtttttacgTAGATGACATACTTATCATTGGTAGTAATGATAAGATGATTAAATccacaaaaaaattattgaactcAAGATTTGACATGAAAGATTTGGGCTTAGCCGATGTAATCCTTAGAATTAAACTTCATAGAATATCAGAAGAGCTAGTCCTAAGTCAGTCACATTATGTTGACAAAATACTTGAGAAATTCAATAATGATGACTTTACATTGGCTAGAACCCCGATAGATACCAGTCAGCATCTATCAAAGAATCGAGGTGAGAGTATGTCTCAATTAGAATACTCTCGAGTCATTGGAAGTCTGATGTACTTAATAAGTtgtacaagaccagacataGCCTATGCAGTAAGCAAATTGAGTAGAATCACGAGTAATCCAGGAGTTGAACACTGGAAAGCAATTATCAGATTGCTAAGATACTTAAGGTACACTCGTGATCATGGGCTGCACTATACCAGATATCCTGCTGTTATTGCAAATtggatatctgatatgaaagacTCAAAATCTACAAGTGGATTTGTATTCACTTTAGGAGGTGCATCCATTGTGTGGAAATCTTCTAAACAAACTGTAATAATCAGATCcacgatggaatctgagtttaTAGCTCTTGATAAGTGTGCTGAAGATGCTGAATGGCTGCGTCACTTCTTAGAAGATGTTCCAGGATGGAAAAAACTTGTGCCGGCTATATGCATACATTGTGATAGTCAATTTGGGATTGGAAagacacaaaataaaatata is a window encoding:
- the LOC140815738 gene encoding uncharacterized protein; translated protein: MDEKSVAKTGRMKNGDSPKDKPQDGKKYNPTSKHNGHQDYVAPKGSKPHDSKYVVGAPFKGKSPGLDSSEVGPSPSEVAAAIMAERKYPLDDNQSSVLDGWSLDESVEGLRSKLERWRTNVPPLHDRSGYSSSSYKTPAKHARRHTDGGTGLFSCFGNIYGYECQCVCGKPPGKKAQRTRFHSPPFGTSSRSFL
- the LOC140815736 gene encoding uncharacterized protein produces the protein MASILKPFQLLEINVISAQDLDNISKKMQTYCTVWLRRDRKLSSGVDNEGKNNPTWNDKFAFRVDEEFLQQEDSAVMIEIYAVNWFRDKLIGTAHVLVRNLLPPPVRSHNHHRRHMGMRFVALQVRRPSGRPQGILNISVALIDSTMRSMPLNTELSASGVGYRDHVMEPPPNLHRIDHNGNRNKHNSSSNVKPILRRSRSERSEHVTVDTNCSPNGSVVVLAGKGKKGAKESSILSISECVDPFKGMKFKKGKASSVISGAELREKPKQKG
- the LOC140815660 gene encoding secreted RxLR effector protein 161-like, which encodes MKDLGLADVILRIKLHRISEELVLSQSHYVDKILEKFNNDDFTLARTPIDTSQHLSKNRGESMSQLEYSRVIGSLMYLISCTRPDIAYAVSKLSRITSNPGVEHWKAIIRLLRYLRYTRDHGLHYTRYPAVIANWISDMKDSKSTSGFVFTLGGASIVWKSSKQTVIIRSTMESEFIALDKCAEDAEWLRHFLEDVPGWKKLVPAICIHCDSQFGIGKTQNKIYNANMLTKGLNREFVAKSSRGMGFKPIE